The Candidatus Zixiibacteriota bacterium region GGGACCCGCTGTGCCACGTTGACGTTGGTCGCCTGCAACCCCTTGGGGCCATCGACGACATCAAAAACCACCCGGTCTCCCTCCCGTAGGGTCTTGAATCCCTCACGCTTGATGGCGGTGTAATGGACGAAGATGTCCTTTTCGCTTCCATCCTGCGTAATGAAACCATACCCCTTGGCGTCATTAAACCACTTCACACTTCCTTCGGGCAAACAATTCACCACCTTTCGCCTGCCGGACGTCGCCGTCCGGTCAACATACTTCCACATGCCCGCTGTGACGCGCGCCAAACACGTCACCCCCGTT contains the following coding sequences:
- a CDS encoding cold-shock protein, with product MPEGSVKWFNDAKGYGFITQDGSEKDIFVHYTAIKREGFKTLREGDRVVFDVVDGPKGLQATNVNVAQRVPA